AGTTGCCGCCGACTATCGAACCAGTCTCAGCATCGACCAACAAGACGCCGTCACTGGTCGCTTTGAAAACCAGCTGTTGCACCTGTTCAAAAGCTGTCTTTTTAAGCATCTTGGTTCGCGATCTGCCGAATGAGGCCGATCTTGCCGACTTCGCTTTATTAAGCACATTGCAATCGTTAAAACTGATGAAAAACGCTGATATTATTATACAGTTTTTTTGCAATTATTGTAAGTTTGAAAAACATTCCCGGACGGACGCCCCCCCCCCTACCCGCGGCGCGCCAGCTGTTCATAATCCGGACGAACCTGTATGCTTAAGCGGTAACGACCGCTAATCAAAAAAATATTGTGAAAAAATTCAAGAAACTGGCCAATAAACTGCAAATTTCAGCCGAAACCGTCTGGGAGACCGGTTGGACCTACATCCGCCACGTCGTCGACACCGCGCGGGAGCCGTTCCTGATCCTGGACAAGGATCTGCGCGTCTTGTCGGCCAATGAATCTTTCTATCGGACCTTTCAGACCATGACGCGGGATACCGAGAAAAAACTCGTCTACCAACTGGGCGGCGGTCAGTGGAATATCCCGGCGCTCAGGAGGCTGCTTGAGGACGTGCTGCCCAAAGAATCGTTCTTCCGCGATTTCGAGGTCGAGCACGATTATCCGGTCGTGGGCAAAAAGATCATGCTCATGAACGCCCGCGAAGTCTTCGAGCCGGTGAAAAAAAACCAGAAATCTTTGAAGATGATCGTTCTGGCCATGGAAGACGTGACGAAGCAGCGTATGCTCGAAGAGAAGCTCACAGCCTACTCGAAAGAGCTCGAGGAGCGCGTGCTCGAAAGGACCAAAACCCTCGAGGAGCGCATCGCCGTGTTGGAGAGCGGAGTCAAGAAACGGCCGGGCAAACAATAGATCCGCGGCGCCAGCCTGGAGATCTAATAACAAAACCAGAAACGCCCTCGGCAATCGCCGGGGGCGTTTTGAATACAGTCTGAGACAGGATGGGGACGTACATCAACAAAAAAATGGCTTATTTCAACGCCGCGCCCCAGCCTCCGGGACAGTCCCGGAATATTCGTCACCCGGCCAGCGGCAGCTCGAACCAGAAAGTGCTGCCTTTACCTTCCTGGCTTTCATACCCCATCTTGCCACCGTGCGCTTCGATGACGCTCTTGGCGATATGAAGTCCGATACCGGATCCTTCAGGTTTGATGATAGCGGCGTTGCTAAAACGGTGAAAACGCCGGAACAACTGCTCTTGCTCGCC
The Patescibacteria group bacterium genome window above contains:
- a CDS encoding PAS domain-containing protein — its product is MKKFKKLANKLQISAETVWETGWTYIRHVVDTAREPFLILDKDLRVLSANESFYRTFQTMTRDTEKKLVYQLGGGQWNIPALRRLLEDVLPKESFFRDFEVEHDYPVVGKKIMLMNAREVFEPVKKNQKSLKMIVLAMEDVTKQRMLEEKLTAYSKELEERVLERTKTLEERIAVLESGVKKRPGKQ